From one Tsukamurella tyrosinosolvens genomic stretch:
- a CDS encoding HAD family hydrolase has product MIPVSPTAPDEAPVRRVAAFFDLDKTIIAKSSALAFSRPFFDEGLLNRRAVLKSSYAQFLMMLTAADHDQMERMRDHLTQMCEGWNVEQVSTIVREALHDVVNPLVFAEASELIAGHHARGHDVVIVSASGEEMVRPIAEMLGADYSVASKMKVEDGKYAGEVEFYCYGENKVVAMEALAAEHGYDLEQCFAYSDSITDVPMLAAVGHPTAVNPDRGLRKEAAERGWPVVSFSNPTPLRDRIPTPSRNSVLASAGLGVVAAGAGVATYLVLHRKKH; this is encoded by the coding sequence CTGATTCCCGTGAGCCCTACCGCGCCCGACGAGGCCCCGGTGCGCCGGGTCGCCGCCTTCTTCGACCTGGACAAGACGATCATCGCGAAATCGTCCGCGCTGGCCTTCTCGCGTCCCTTCTTCGACGAGGGCCTGCTCAACCGTCGCGCCGTGCTCAAGTCGAGCTACGCACAGTTCCTGATGATGCTGACGGCCGCGGACCACGACCAGATGGAACGCATGCGCGACCACCTCACGCAGATGTGCGAGGGCTGGAACGTGGAGCAGGTCTCGACCATCGTGCGCGAGGCGCTGCACGACGTCGTGAACCCGCTGGTGTTCGCGGAAGCCTCCGAGCTGATCGCGGGCCATCACGCGCGCGGGCACGACGTGGTGATCGTCTCCGCCTCGGGCGAGGAGATGGTGCGCCCCATCGCGGAGATGCTGGGCGCCGACTACTCGGTGGCGTCGAAGATGAAGGTCGAGGACGGCAAGTACGCCGGCGAGGTCGAGTTCTACTGCTACGGCGAGAACAAGGTCGTCGCCATGGAGGCGCTCGCCGCCGAGCACGGCTACGACCTCGAGCAGTGCTTCGCCTACTCGGACTCGATCACCGATGTGCCGATGCTCGCCGCCGTCGGTCACCCCACCGCGGTCAATCCCGACCGCGGCCTGCGCAAGGAGGCCGCGGAGCGCGGCTGGCCCGTCGTCTCGTTCTCGAACCCCACACCGTTGCGCGACCGGATACCCACACCGTCGCGCAATTCCGTGCTCGCCAGCGCCGGCCTGGGCGTGGTCGCCGCCGGCGCCGGCGTGGCGACTTACCTTGTGCTGCACCGCAAGAAGCACTGA
- a CDS encoding oxidoreductase produces MNDPLSPLVAVPAVAEAAAAAREALAKVHRHPANRREWRATATESSLRGARASAALDGAAVALSRDELINDPVLAGSMRAYQAIDGDLLDASVGVWRRAPLQVLARLHTLAAADLVDGDDSRLGRPRPGTGERLGLLAQLVTGGTEAPAPVVAAIVHGELLSLRPFEVADGVVARAASRLVTVASGLDPHALGIPETTWLKFAPSYADAADAFGMGEPDGVVAWVVLCCQALEAGGLEALALAER; encoded by the coding sequence GTGAACGACCCGCTGAGCCCGCTCGTCGCCGTCCCCGCTGTCGCGGAGGCGGCGGCCGCCGCGCGGGAGGCGCTCGCCAAGGTGCACCGCCATCCCGCGAACCGGCGGGAGTGGCGGGCGACAGCGACGGAGTCGTCGTTGCGCGGCGCCCGCGCCTCGGCGGCCCTCGACGGCGCGGCCGTCGCGCTGAGCCGTGACGAGCTGATCAACGATCCGGTGCTCGCCGGCTCGATGCGCGCCTATCAGGCGATCGACGGCGACCTGCTGGACGCCTCGGTCGGTGTGTGGCGGCGAGCGCCGCTGCAGGTGCTCGCTCGGTTGCACACGCTGGCCGCCGCGGATCTCGTCGACGGGGACGACTCCCGCCTCGGCCGGCCCCGGCCCGGGACGGGGGAGCGGCTCGGGCTGCTCGCCCAGCTCGTGACCGGCGGCACGGAGGCGCCCGCGCCCGTGGTGGCCGCGATCGTGCACGGGGAGTTGCTCTCGCTGCGGCCGTTCGAGGTCGCCGACGGCGTGGTCGCGCGCGCCGCCTCGCGGCTGGTGACCGTGGCGTCGGGTCTTGATCCGCACGCGCTCGGCATCCCGGAGACCACGTGGTTGAAATTCGCGCCGAGCTACGCGGACGCCGCGGACGCGTTCGGGATGGGCGAGCCCGACGGGGTGGTGGCGTGGGTGGTGCTGTGCTGCCAGGCGCTGGAGGCCGGCGGGCTGGAAGCGCTGGCGCTCGCGGAGCGCTGA
- a CDS encoding dipeptide ABC transporter ATP-binding protein, with amino-acid sequence MSDEHKHGLSKVKDKVASALGKTPSPLLEIRDLVVEFDVQGKPVPAVRGANLTVYPGQTVAIVGESGSGKSTTAAAVMGLLQGTGKVASGKIVFDGQDLSKASEKDFQKIRGNGIGLVPQDPNTNLNPLWRVGFQIRETLKANNAEEGDAKKRAIALLAEAGMKEPDKRVNQYPHEFSGGMKQRALIAIGLACRPKLLIADEPTSALDVTVQRQILDHLDTLTSDLGTAVLLITHDLGLAAERASHLVVMYKGRVVESGPALEILQDPQHEYTKRLVAAAPSLSARRSEIPPVAAAVTDVMESGVGGSDVALETVKGELKDSAAKGPAEVVVAANLVKDFPIRGSLPFQSSDFRAVDDVSFTMLRGTTTAVVGESGSGKSTVARMVLGLLEPTSGTVEFDGKDVTTIRGAEAKEFRRRVQPVFQNPYGSLDPMYSIYRAITEPLVVHGIGDKASRVERAKELLEMVALPVDTMHRYPNELSGGQRQRVAIARALALNPEVIVLDEAVSALDVLVQAQILTLLEGLQQELGLTYLFITHDLAVVKQIAHQTLVMAGGKVMEQGPTDQVYDNPSSDYTRKLIDAIPGGSIELAG; translated from the coding sequence ATGTCCGACGAGCACAAGCACGGCCTGAGCAAGGTCAAGGACAAGGTCGCCTCGGCGCTCGGCAAGACGCCGTCGCCGCTGCTCGAGATCCGCGACCTCGTCGTGGAATTCGACGTCCAGGGCAAGCCCGTCCCCGCGGTCCGGGGCGCCAACCTCACGGTCTACCCGGGCCAGACGGTGGCGATCGTCGGCGAGTCGGGCTCGGGCAAGTCCACCACGGCCGCGGCCGTGATGGGCCTGCTGCAGGGCACGGGCAAGGTGGCGAGCGGGAAGATCGTCTTCGACGGTCAGGACCTGTCGAAGGCCTCCGAGAAGGACTTCCAGAAGATCCGAGGCAACGGCATCGGCCTGGTTCCCCAGGATCCGAACACCAACCTGAACCCGCTGTGGCGCGTGGGCTTCCAGATCCGGGAGACCCTCAAGGCCAACAACGCCGAGGAGGGCGACGCCAAGAAGCGGGCGATCGCGCTGCTCGCCGAGGCCGGGATGAAGGAGCCCGACAAGCGGGTGAACCAGTACCCGCACGAGTTCTCGGGCGGCATGAAGCAGCGCGCGCTCATCGCGATCGGCCTGGCCTGCCGGCCGAAGCTGCTCATCGCCGACGAGCCGACGTCCGCGCTCGACGTCACGGTGCAGCGGCAGATCCTGGATCACCTGGACACCCTGACCTCCGACCTCGGCACCGCGGTGCTGCTCATCACGCACGACCTGGGGCTGGCCGCCGAGCGCGCCAGCCACCTCGTGGTGATGTACAAGGGTCGTGTCGTGGAATCCGGTCCCGCGCTGGAGATCCTGCAGGATCCGCAGCACGAGTACACCAAGCGGCTCGTCGCCGCGGCGCCGTCGCTGTCGGCGCGGCGGTCCGAGATCCCGCCGGTCGCGGCCGCGGTGACGGACGTGATGGAGTCGGGCGTCGGCGGCTCGGACGTGGCGCTGGAGACGGTCAAGGGCGAGCTCAAGGACTCCGCAGCGAAGGGGCCGGCGGAGGTCGTGGTCGCCGCGAACCTGGTGAAGGACTTCCCGATCCGGGGCTCGCTGCCGTTCCAGAGCAGCGACTTCCGTGCGGTCGACGACGTCAGCTTCACCATGCTGCGGGGTACCACCACCGCGGTGGTGGGCGAGTCCGGCTCGGGCAAGTCGACGGTGGCCCGCATGGTGCTCGGCCTGCTCGAGCCGACCAGCGGCACCGTCGAATTCGACGGGAAGGACGTGACCACCATCCGCGGGGCGGAGGCGAAGGAGTTCCGGCGGCGGGTGCAGCCCGTCTTCCAGAACCCTTACGGCTCTTTGGATCCGATGTACTCGATCTACCGGGCGATCACGGAGCCGCTGGTGGTGCACGGCATCGGCGACAAGGCGTCGCGGGTGGAGCGGGCGAAGGAACTGCTCGAGATGGTGGCGCTACCGGTGGACACCATGCACCGCTACCCGAACGAGCTGTCGGGCGGTCAGCGGCAGCGCGTCGCCATCGCGCGGGCGCTGGCGCTCAATCCCGAGGTGATCGTGCTCGACGAGGCGGTCTCCGCGCTCGACGTGCTGGTGCAGGCGCAGATCCTCACGCTGCTCGAGGGGCTGCAGCAGGAGCTGGGCCTGACCTACCTGTTCATCACCCACGACCTGGCGGTGGTCAAGCAGATCGCGCACCAGACGCTGGTGATGGCAGGCGGCAAGGTCATGGAGCAGGGTCCGACGGACCAGGTGTACGACAACCCGTCGTCGGATTACACGCGCAAGCTGATCGACGCCATCCCCGGCGGTTCGATCGAGCTGGCGGGCTGA
- a CDS encoding ABC transporter permease, which produces MPDIHTYPGQERFVAAADDVVVGAIDAVDQDAEPTGFWKTAWLQLKVRPLFWVCIALLALILLVVLFPSVFAFGKDPHYATLERSMLPVSGEHWFGTDMQGHDIYARTVYGARASVIVGVLTTAAVVVIGGLLGATAGFFGGWLDSLIARLSDVFFGVPLMLAAVVVMQMVTSRTVYSVVLVLAIFSWPQIARIARSAAISIRNEEFIDAAKSLGASKIRTLFTHVIPNCLGPVIVVATVALGVFIVTEATLSYLGIGLPESSISWGMDIASGQPRLREGSPILFFPAAALAITVLTFMMLGDVLSDALDPKARKR; this is translated from the coding sequence ATGCCTGACATTCACACCTACCCCGGACAGGAACGTTTCGTCGCCGCGGCCGACGACGTCGTGGTCGGCGCGATCGACGCCGTCGACCAGGACGCGGAGCCCACGGGCTTCTGGAAGACGGCGTGGTTACAGCTGAAGGTGCGCCCCCTGTTCTGGGTCTGCATCGCGCTGCTCGCGCTCATCCTGCTCGTGGTTCTGTTCCCCAGCGTCTTCGCCTTCGGCAAGGACCCGCACTACGCGACCCTGGAGCGGTCCATGCTCCCGGTGAGCGGCGAGCACTGGTTCGGCACCGACATGCAGGGCCACGACATCTACGCCCGGACCGTCTACGGCGCACGGGCATCGGTCATCGTCGGGGTACTCACCACGGCCGCGGTGGTCGTGATCGGCGGACTGCTCGGCGCCACCGCAGGCTTCTTCGGCGGCTGGCTCGACTCGCTCATCGCGCGCCTGTCGGACGTCTTCTTCGGCGTGCCGCTCATGCTGGCGGCCGTCGTGGTCATGCAGATGGTCACCTCGCGCACCGTCTACTCCGTGGTGCTGGTCCTCGCGATCTTCAGCTGGCCGCAGATCGCCCGCATCGCGCGGTCGGCGGCCATCTCCATCCGCAACGAGGAGTTCATCGACGCCGCGAAGTCCCTGGGTGCCTCCAAGATCCGCACGCTGTTCACGCACGTGATCCCCAACTGCCTCGGGCCCGTCATTGTGGTCGCCACCGTCGCGCTGGGCGTGTTCATCGTCACCGAGGCCACGCTGTCGTACCTCGGGATCGGCCTGCCGGAGAGTTCGATCTCCTGGGGCATGGACATCGCCTCGGGGCAGCCGCGTCTGCGTGAGGGCAGCCCCATCCTGTTCTTCCCCGCGGCCGCTCTGGCGATCACCGTGCTCACGTTCATGATGCTCGGTGACGTCCTGAGCGACGCACTCGATCCGAAGGCGAGGAAGCGCTGA
- a CDS encoding ABC transporter permease, whose product MARYLLSRLGQLVIVFFGATLLIYALVFLVPADPIAALGGDRKLPPEIVEGLRAQYHLDQPFLVQYWYYIKGVFSLDFGTSFSGQPVWDVMKRAFPVTVNLALIALAVETILGIFFGVIAGLKKGKLFDTSILFVSLIIIAVPIFVLGFVAQFVFGIKLEWFPVTVGGNLDFYHLLLPGIVLGLVSFAYVVRLTRSQVSQNLTADYVRTATAKGLPRSRVVLVHVLRNSLIPVVTFLGADIGALMGGALVTEGIFNIPGVGGTIYQAIIRGEAATVVSFVTVLIVIYLICNVVVDLLYAALDPRIRYA is encoded by the coding sequence ATGGCGAGATATCTGCTGAGCCGCCTCGGGCAGCTCGTGATCGTCTTCTTCGGGGCGACGCTGCTCATCTACGCGCTCGTCTTCCTCGTGCCCGCCGACCCGATCGCCGCGCTCGGCGGTGACCGCAAGTTGCCGCCGGAGATCGTCGAGGGCCTGCGCGCGCAGTACCACCTCGACCAGCCCTTCCTGGTGCAGTACTGGTACTACATCAAGGGCGTGTTCTCGCTCGACTTCGGCACCTCGTTCTCGGGCCAGCCGGTGTGGGACGTGATGAAGCGGGCCTTCCCGGTCACGGTGAACCTCGCGCTCATCGCGCTCGCGGTCGAGACGATCCTGGGCATCTTCTTCGGCGTGATCGCCGGCCTGAAGAAGGGCAAGCTGTTCGACACGTCGATCCTGTTCGTCTCCCTGATCATCATCGCCGTGCCGATCTTCGTGCTCGGCTTCGTCGCGCAGTTCGTCTTCGGCATCAAGCTGGAGTGGTTCCCGGTCACCGTCGGCGGCAACCTGGACTTCTACCACCTGCTGCTGCCGGGCATCGTGCTCGGCCTGGTGTCCTTCGCCTACGTCGTGCGGCTCACCCGGTCGCAGGTCTCGCAGAACCTGACCGCCGACTACGTGCGGACCGCGACGGCCAAAGGCCTGCCGCGCTCGCGCGTCGTCCTGGTGCACGTGCTGCGGAACTCGCTGATCCCCGTGGTCACGTTCCTGGGCGCCGACATCGGGGCCCTCATGGGCGGTGCGCTCGTCACGGAGGGCATCTTCAACATCCCCGGCGTGGGCGGCACCATCTACCAGGCGATCATCCGCGGCGAGGCCGCCACGGTGGTCTCCTTCGTGACGGTGCTCATCGTCATCTACCTCATCTGCAACGTGGTGGTCGACCTGCTCTACGCCGCCCTCGACCCGAGGATCCGCTATGCCTGA
- a CDS encoding peptide ABC transporter substrate-binding protein — MDGAKSADTKGPDATVRVNSTEPQSGLVPSDTNEKGGGQVIEMLFDGLYDYRPDGTPELANAESVETTDNQNFLVKLKRDWTFTDGTPVKASNYVRAWNFGASGKNLQKQQDFFAPIEGFDEVKGKDSPATEMRGLRVIDDYTFSIRLAAPNIDFKLALGFYPFSPLPDVFFTEGKEKFGQNPVGNGPYKLKQWRHNVQLEVVRNAEYKGTKPKNGGITFIMYESYDAAYTDILSGNLDLQDELPDSALGSFRKTFGDRAITRPTAQTQSFVIPQFLEHFGPDEEGRLRRQAISMSINRPQIIEKVFRGMRNPSVDFTAQAIPGWRADLPGNETVKYNPELAKQRWAQANAIKPWTGAFQIAYNSDGGHKVWVDAVTNQVKNTLGIEASGKPYATFKQIRDELTKKTLTAAGRNGWQGDYPTQLNFLVPNYVTGGGSNDGDYSNPQFDALIDQAESTLDPVKSTELVNRAQEILLRDLPIVPMWDYIQAAVLGEGVRGELTWNGRPDYPNMTKE, encoded by the coding sequence ATGGACGGTGCGAAATCGGCCGATACCAAGGGGCCTGACGCGACCGTCCGGGTGAACTCGACCGAGCCGCAGAGCGGCCTCGTCCCGAGTGACACCAACGAGAAGGGCGGCGGTCAGGTCATCGAGATGCTCTTCGACGGGCTCTACGACTACCGGCCCGACGGTACCCCCGAGCTGGCCAACGCCGAGTCGGTGGAGACCACCGACAACCAGAACTTCCTGGTCAAGCTCAAGCGGGACTGGACGTTCACCGACGGCACGCCGGTCAAGGCCTCGAACTACGTGCGCGCCTGGAACTTCGGCGCCTCAGGGAAGAACCTGCAGAAGCAGCAGGACTTCTTCGCCCCGATCGAGGGCTTCGACGAGGTCAAGGGGAAGGACTCGCCGGCCACCGAGATGCGGGGCCTGAGGGTGATCGACGACTACACCTTCTCGATTCGGCTCGCGGCCCCGAACATCGATTTCAAGCTGGCGCTCGGTTTCTACCCGTTCTCGCCGCTGCCCGACGTCTTCTTCACCGAGGGGAAGGAGAAGTTCGGTCAGAATCCGGTGGGCAACGGCCCGTACAAGCTCAAGCAGTGGCGGCACAACGTCCAGCTCGAGGTCGTGCGCAACGCGGAGTACAAGGGGACGAAGCCGAAGAACGGCGGGATCACCTTCATCATGTACGAGTCCTACGACGCGGCGTACACGGACATCCTGTCCGGAAACCTGGATCTCCAGGACGAACTGCCCGACAGCGCGCTGGGTTCCTTCCGCAAGACCTTCGGCGACCGGGCGATCACCCGGCCGACGGCGCAGACGCAGTCCTTCGTGATCCCGCAGTTCCTCGAGCACTTCGGGCCCGACGAGGAGGGCCGCCTGCGGCGCCAGGCCATCTCCATGTCGATCAACCGGCCGCAGATCATCGAGAAGGTCTTCCGGGGCATGCGTAATCCGTCGGTGGACTTCACCGCGCAGGCGATCCCCGGCTGGCGGGCGGACCTGCCCGGCAACGAGACCGTCAAGTACAACCCGGAGCTCGCGAAGCAGCGCTGGGCCCAGGCGAACGCGATCAAGCCGTGGACCGGAGCGTTCCAGATCGCCTACAACTCGGACGGCGGCCACAAGGTGTGGGTCGACGCGGTGACGAACCAGGTCAAGAACACCCTGGGTATCGAGGCCTCGGGCAAGCCCTACGCCACGTTCAAGCAGATCCGCGACGAGCTGACCAAGAAGACGCTCACCGCTGCGGGCCGCAACGGCTGGCAGGGCGACTACCCGACGCAGCTGAACTTCCTGGTGCCGAACTACGTCACCGGCGGCGGCTCGAACGACGGCGACTACAGCAACCCGCAGTTCGACGCGCTGATCGACCAGGCGGAGAGCACCCTCGATCCGGTGAAGTCGACCGAGCTGGTGAACCGGGCGCAGGAGATCCTGCTCCGCGACCTCCCGATCGTCCCGATGTGGGACTACATCCAGGCCGCAGTGCTCGGCGAGGGCGTCCGCGGCGAGCTCACCTGGAACGGCCGTCCCGACTACCCGAACATGACGAAGGAGTAG
- the acs gene encoding acetate--CoA ligase encodes MTDSATAAYPPSAEFAAQANTQGRDLYDRAEADRLGFWAEQANRLHWNTPFGEVLDWSGAPFAKWFVGGELNVAYNCVDRHVEAGNGDRVAIHWIGEPGDSRDLTYSDLKDEVSRAANYLSSLGLEPGDRVAIYMPMVPEAIVAMLACARLGLTHSVVFGGFSAAALRSRVDDAEAKVVITTDGQFRRGKPAPLKANVDEALDMDVDGAKATSVQKVIVVQRCKNDIDWHDRDVWWHESVGAASSDHTPQPFDAEHPLFLLYTSGTTGKPKGIVHSSGGYLTQAAYTHYYLFDLKPEKDVYWCTADIGWVTGHTYIVYGPLANGATQIVYEGTPNSPNEHRHFEVIEKYGVSIYYIAPTLVRTFMKWGREIPDAHDLSSIRVLGSVGEPINPEAWRWYRDVIGAGTAPIVDTWWQTETGAAMVAPLPGTTVLKPGSAMEPVPGISANIVDDDGNSLPRGESGLLVLDKPWPAMLRGIWGDPERFVDTYWSRYADQGWYFAGDGARYDEDGALWVLGRVDDVMNISGHRISTAEVESALVGHPAVAEAAVVGASDATTGQAIAAFVILRQGVDDSDPDTLIAEMTAQVSKDISPIAKPREINIVPELPKTRSGKIMRRLLRDVAEGRELGDTSTLVDPTVFENIRKQRS; translated from the coding sequence ATGACTGATTCCGCGACCGCCGCATACCCGCCTTCCGCAGAATTCGCAGCTCAGGCCAACACGCAGGGCCGCGACCTGTACGACCGTGCCGAAGCGGATCGCCTGGGCTTCTGGGCCGAGCAGGCGAACCGCCTGCACTGGAACACCCCGTTCGGCGAGGTGCTGGACTGGAGCGGCGCCCCGTTCGCGAAGTGGTTCGTCGGTGGCGAGCTCAACGTCGCGTACAACTGTGTCGATCGCCACGTCGAGGCGGGCAACGGCGATCGCGTCGCGATCCACTGGATCGGCGAGCCCGGCGACAGCCGCGACCTCACCTACAGCGACCTCAAGGACGAGGTCAGCCGAGCGGCCAACTACCTGAGCTCGCTGGGCCTCGAGCCCGGCGACCGGGTCGCGATCTACATGCCGATGGTGCCCGAGGCCATCGTCGCCATGCTCGCGTGCGCCCGTCTGGGCCTGACCCACTCCGTCGTCTTCGGCGGATTCTCGGCCGCGGCCCTGCGCTCGCGTGTCGACGATGCCGAGGCCAAGGTCGTCATCACCACCGACGGCCAGTTCCGCCGCGGCAAGCCCGCCCCGCTCAAGGCCAACGTCGATGAGGCTCTCGACATGGACGTCGACGGTGCGAAGGCCACGTCGGTCCAGAAGGTCATCGTCGTGCAGCGCTGCAAGAACGACATCGACTGGCACGACCGCGACGTGTGGTGGCACGAGTCGGTGGGCGCGGCCTCGTCGGACCACACCCCCCAGCCGTTCGACGCCGAGCACCCCCTGTTCCTGCTGTACACCTCCGGCACCACGGGCAAGCCCAAGGGCATCGTGCACAGCTCCGGCGGCTACCTCACCCAGGCCGCGTACACGCACTACTACCTCTTCGACCTCAAGCCGGAGAAGGACGTGTACTGGTGCACGGCCGACATCGGCTGGGTCACCGGCCACACCTACATCGTCTACGGCCCGCTGGCCAACGGCGCCACCCAGATCGTCTACGAGGGCACGCCGAACTCGCCCAACGAGCACCGCCACTTCGAGGTCATCGAGAAGTACGGCGTCTCGATCTACTACATCGCGCCCACGCTGGTGCGCACGTTCATGAAGTGGGGACGGGAGATCCCGGACGCGCACGACCTGAGCTCGATCCGCGTGCTCGGCTCCGTCGGTGAGCCGATCAACCCCGAGGCCTGGCGCTGGTACCGCGACGTCATCGGCGCCGGCACGGCCCCGATCGTCGACACCTGGTGGCAGACCGAGACCGGCGCCGCGATGGTCGCGCCGCTCCCCGGCACGACGGTGCTCAAGCCCGGGTCGGCGATGGAGCCCGTGCCCGGCATCAGCGCCAACATCGTCGACGACGACGGGAACAGCCTGCCCCGCGGCGAATCCGGCCTGCTGGTGCTCGACAAGCCGTGGCCGGCGATGCTGCGCGGCATCTGGGGCGACCCGGAGCGCTTCGTGGACACCTACTGGTCGCGCTACGCCGACCAGGGCTGGTACTTCGCGGGCGACGGTGCGCGGTACGACGAGGACGGTGCCCTCTGGGTGCTGGGCCGCGTCGACGACGTCATGAACATCTCGGGCCACCGCATCTCGACCGCCGAGGTCGAGTCGGCGCTCGTCGGGCACCCGGCCGTGGCCGAGGCCGCCGTCGTGGGTGCCTCCGACGCGACCACGGGCCAGGCCATCGCGGCGTTCGTCATCCTGCGCCAGGGCGTCGACGACTCCGATCCCGACACGCTGATCGCCGAGATGACCGCGCAGGTCTCCAAGGACATCTCGCCGATCGCCAAGCCACGCGAGATCAACATCGTGCCCGAGCTGCCGAAGACCCGTTCCGGCAAGATCATGCGCCGCCTGCTGCGCGACGTGGCCGAGGGCCGCGAGCTGGGCGATACCTCGACGCTGGTGGATCCGACGGTCTTCGAGAACATCCGCAAGCAGCGGAGCTGA
- a CDS encoding ABC transporter permease, translating to MSSPTAAAAPGRAAPSAVLRPYVRLTVAGFRQQSTYLGAAAAGVFTNAVFGFVKMAILLATLAGAGGVAGGYTPELMVSYIFLSQGMLTAIGAFGGDGALAERIRTGDIAVDFLRPVNVQFATLATVLGGAVYSLIPRALPLVAIGAATSMMAWAGEPAAYPLAALSVLLSIVLAQALLYCVQVLGFWVVDTRGIQMFHMVAGTFLMGMFVPVGLFPGWLARIAEFTPFGWILMPPCDILSGRIDAAAGLTAVGIQAGWTVAVLAAGALLTRAGRRRLEVQGG from the coding sequence GTGTCGTCGCCAACCGCGGCCGCAGCTCCCGGGCGTGCCGCCCCCTCCGCCGTTCTCCGCCCGTACGTCCGCCTGACAGTGGCCGGCTTCCGCCAGCAGTCAACCTATCTGGGCGCGGCGGCCGCGGGCGTGTTCACCAACGCCGTCTTCGGCTTCGTCAAGATGGCGATCCTGCTCGCGACGCTCGCCGGCGCGGGAGGGGTCGCGGGCGGGTACACGCCGGAGCTGATGGTGAGCTACATCTTCCTGTCGCAGGGCATGCTCACGGCGATCGGCGCCTTCGGCGGTGACGGCGCTTTGGCCGAGCGAATCCGCACCGGCGACATCGCCGTCGATTTCCTGCGCCCCGTGAACGTCCAGTTCGCGACGCTCGCAACGGTGCTCGGCGGCGCCGTCTACTCGCTCATCCCGCGGGCGCTGCCACTCGTGGCGATCGGCGCCGCGACCTCGATGATGGCCTGGGCGGGCGAGCCGGCCGCGTATCCGCTGGCCGCCCTGAGCGTCCTGCTGTCGATCGTCCTGGCGCAGGCGCTGCTCTACTGCGTGCAGGTCCTCGGCTTCTGGGTGGTGGATACGCGCGGGATCCAGATGTTCCACATGGTCGCGGGAACCTTCCTCATGGGCATGTTCGTGCCGGTGGGCCTGTTCCCCGGCTGGCTGGCGCGCATCGCTGAGTTCACGCCCTTCGGGTGGATCCTCATGCCGCCGTGCGACATCCTGTCCGGCCGCATCGACGCCGCGGCGGGCCTCACGGCCGTGGGGATCCAGGCGGGGTGGACGGTGGCCGTGCTCGCGGCGGGCGCCCTGCTCACGAGGGCCGGCCGGCGGCGCCTGGAGGTGCAGGGTGGCTGA
- a CDS encoding ABC transporter permease has product MADTVSAARPDPLAPYRAVLTSRVQAQVSYRASLAMDLVAALLLGLVELAEVWLLFHNAKVIGGLTFSAVLLVFALADLSFCAADILFGHLDKLPRYVRAGTIDVFYLRPQPILLQLMTSDIRVHRLTRPAVSLFALGYALTHNAIAWGPGTVGMLVLALVCGPIIYSAVFVIAAGLQFVLVNGAEFTSSFVYGGRYAASQPASVWPGAIKVTFGFVLPLAFTGYLPALSILGLPGDGPFRPELAWALPLATAWVVLLAGATWRWGLRHYRGAGG; this is encoded by the coding sequence GTGGCTGACACCGTGTCCGCTGCGCGCCCCGACCCGCTCGCGCCGTACCGCGCGGTGCTGACCTCACGCGTGCAGGCGCAGGTGAGCTACCGCGCCTCGCTGGCGATGGACCTGGTCGCGGCGCTGCTGCTGGGCCTCGTCGAGCTCGCCGAGGTGTGGCTGTTGTTCCACAACGCGAAGGTCATCGGCGGCCTCACGTTCTCGGCCGTGCTGCTGGTCTTCGCGCTGGCCGACCTCTCGTTCTGCGCGGCGGACATCCTGTTCGGGCACCTCGACAAGCTGCCCCGGTACGTGCGGGCCGGCACGATCGACGTCTTCTACCTGCGCCCGCAGCCGATCCTGCTGCAGCTCATGACCAGCGACATCCGCGTCCACCGCCTCACCCGGCCGGCGGTCAGCCTCTTCGCGCTGGGCTACGCCCTCACCCACAACGCGATCGCGTGGGGTCCCGGCACCGTCGGCATGCTGGTGCTCGCGCTCGTCTGCGGGCCGATCATCTACTCGGCGGTCTTCGTGATCGCCGCGGGCCTGCAGTTCGTGCTCGTCAACGGCGCCGAGTTCACCAGCTCCTTCGTCTACGGCGGCAGGTACGCCGCCTCCCAACCGGCGTCGGTGTGGCCGGGCGCGATCAAGGTGACCTTCGGCTTCGTGCTCCCGCTCGCCTTCACCGGCTACCTTCCGGCCCTGTCCATCCTGGGCCTGCCCGGCGATGGACCGTTCCGGCCGGAGCTGGCGTGGGCGCTGCCGTTGGCCACCGCGTGGGTCGTCCTCCTGGCCGGCGCGACGTGGCGCTGGGGACTGCGACACTACCGGGGAGCGGGCGGATGA